The Sporomusa termitida genome has a window encoding:
- a CDS encoding sigma-54-dependent transcriptional regulator has protein sequence MRILLVDDESESRSFLADYLLLLGHQVVESSSGEEALQLYRGNNFQMVLSDIKMGGISGIDLIREIKSLKQQREADLVLYTGFIDIALAIGALRAGAYDYLTKPINVQELKAVLSRVEEHQASMPEKYIVTQTLEERAKHPVPGLDSHLEQLPKLAAEQAGIARVGIFSEQMKRIVQQAEKYHTDRSLPVLIQGETGAGKEIIARMVHYGKMQNAGPFVDINCTAITPSLFESELFGYEAGSFTGGTARGSKGKLDMAMGGTLFLDEIAEIPIELQAKLLRVLEEKSFYRVGGLKKIKTDLRIICATNLDFEKRIEQGLFRKDLYYRLKVGQIVIPPLRERQEDILPLALMFLQDFSERRGKRFTRIGQAAAEFLLQYHWPGNVRELRNAMEWVSFMHDADELKTEHLSNLISGNSVKAAKEAAPVQPEKSGSPAEHYVLQEHFDHLVAEALTKCGGNKTKAAQYLGISVRTLYYRLGKMKKKRAGG, from the coding sequence GTGCGTATTCTACTTGTTGATGATGAAAGTGAAAGCAGGTCTTTTCTGGCAGATTATTTATTACTGCTTGGGCATCAGGTGGTCGAGAGTTCTTCCGGCGAAGAGGCCCTGCAACTCTATCGAGGTAATAACTTCCAGATGGTTTTGTCTGATATTAAAATGGGCGGGATCTCGGGGATTGACTTAATACGTGAGATAAAGTCCCTTAAGCAGCAGCGGGAAGCCGATCTTGTACTGTATACCGGCTTTATCGATATTGCACTGGCAATCGGGGCCCTGAGAGCCGGGGCCTATGACTATCTGACTAAGCCGATTAATGTGCAGGAGCTCAAGGCGGTTCTAAGCCGGGTGGAAGAACACCAGGCGTCAATGCCGGAAAAATATATTGTTACCCAGACCCTGGAAGAGAGGGCCAAACATCCGGTACCAGGGTTAGATAGCCACTTGGAGCAACTCCCCAAATTGGCTGCCGAGCAAGCCGGCATTGCCAGGGTAGGGATATTTTCTGAGCAAATGAAGCGGATTGTTCAACAGGCTGAGAAATACCATACCGATCGTTCGCTGCCTGTTTTAATTCAGGGGGAAACCGGGGCCGGGAAAGAAATCATTGCCAGAATGGTTCACTACGGCAAAATGCAGAATGCCGGGCCTTTTGTGGATATAAATTGTACGGCGATAACCCCAAGCCTGTTTGAGAGTGAGCTTTTTGGTTATGAAGCAGGCTCTTTCACCGGTGGCACAGCCCGCGGCAGTAAAGGAAAACTCGATATGGCTATGGGTGGAACCTTATTTCTGGATGAAATAGCCGAGATTCCGATAGAACTGCAGGCCAAGCTGCTGCGGGTACTGGAGGAAAAGAGCTTTTACCGGGTTGGCGGCTTAAAGAAGATTAAAACAGATTTGCGCATTATATGCGCCACCAATCTTGATTTTGAAAAGCGGATTGAACAGGGGTTATTTCGCAAAGACCTGTATTATCGTCTGAAGGTAGGCCAGATTGTTATCCCGCCCCTGCGGGAACGGCAAGAGGATATTCTGCCGCTGGCCCTTATGTTTCTGCAGGACTTTTCCGAGCGCCGCGGCAAGCGTTTCACCCGTATCGGTCAGGCCGCTGCCGAGTTTTTGCTGCAGTATCACTGGCCGGGTAATGTCCGGGAACTGCGAAATGCAATGGAATGGGTTTCATTTATGCATGATGCTGATGAGCTCAAAACCGAACATCTGAGTAATCTGATTAGCGGCAACAGTGTGAAGGCGGCCAAGGAAGCAGCGCCTGTACAGCCGGAAAAAAGCGGTTCGCCGGCTGAACATTATGTCTTACAGGAGCATTTTGACCATCTTGTGGCCGAGGCCCTGACAAAGTGCGGGGGCAATAAGACCAAAGCTGCCCAGTACCTTGGTATATCTGTAAGAACACTTTATTACCGCCTGGGCAAGATGAAAAAGAAGCGCGCCGGCGGATAA